From Candidatus Poribacteria bacterium, one genomic window encodes:
- a CDS encoding hydroxyacid dehydrogenase, with protein sequence MSSLIVVHPRFDGVWPFAADHFHTLWQAQGDVEFIRLEPSEERNLGEIVSNPAEIKRLASLSVPVTLECLQRLTGLEEATFQGSYGSSVSEGPIQEHIQQAGITLYNHPTEGFWGQTVSEYALALTLCGLRRIPQLHRAILSSLVPWDYEAPNGMGTPGGRGHQFGDDPNFTSGTIAGKRVRIVGAGNISSRYASFVHMLGADVAVWDPYASEPCFHRAGSRKEWHLSELVKDAEIFAPMVPLLESTRGIVTAEHINALPKGCLVVLATRAGICDMEAVRKRVLADELSLAADVWDVEPLPLDDPLLGRHNVVHTPHNAGRTIDANQAWAEKLVVQFKPQ encoded by the coding sequence ATGAGCAGCTTAATTGTTGTCCATCCCCGTTTTGACGGCGTTTGGCCCTTTGCAGCAGATCACTTCCACACATTGTGGCAGGCACAAGGAGATGTCGAATTCATACGCCTCGAACCCAGCGAGGAGCGAAACCTCGGCGAGATTGTCTCAAACCCCGCTGAAATCAAACGGCTTGCATCTCTCAGCGTACCCGTGACGTTGGAGTGTCTGCAGCGTCTTACGGGGCTAGAGGAGGCGACCTTCCAAGGTAGCTACGGTAGTAGCGTATCAGAGGGACCGATTCAGGAACATATCCAGCAGGCAGGAATCACGCTTTATAATCATCCGACCGAGGGATTTTGGGGCCAAACTGTGTCGGAATACGCTCTTGCGTTGACGCTGTGCGGATTGCGTCGTATCCCACAACTACATCGTGCGATTCTTAGCAGCTTAGTGCCTTGGGATTACGAAGCACCCAACGGCATGGGTACTCCCGGGGGGCGTGGACACCAATTTGGCGATGACCCGAACTTTACCAGCGGCACAATTGCAGGAAAACGGGTGCGTATCGTCGGTGCTGGAAACATTAGCAGTCGCTATGCCAGTTTTGTTCACATGCTGGGTGCGGATGTAGCGGTTTGGGATCCGTATGCCAGTGAACCCTGTTTTCATCGCGCAGGTTCTCGGAAGGAATGGCACCTTTCTGAACTAGTTAAAGACGCTGAAATCTTCGCGCCGATGGTGCCTCTGTTAGAATCAACGCGGGGCATCGTTACTGCAGAACATATCAACGCGCTACCGAAAGGCTGTTTAGTAGTTCTGGCAACGCGTGCAGGGATTTGCGATATGGAGGCAGTACGGAAGCGGGTTCTTGCTGACGAATTAAGCCTTGCTGCCGATGTTTGGGATGTCGAACCGCTTCCGTTAGACGATCCGCTTCTGGGGCGACATAACGTCGTCCACACACCCCATAACGCCGGACGGACCATTGACGCCAACCAAGCATGGGCGGAGAAATTAGTGGTGCAATTTAAGCCACAGTAG